One Solanum pennellii chromosome 9, SPENNV200 DNA segment encodes these proteins:
- the LOC107030957 gene encoding uncharacterized protein LOC107030957 has protein sequence MFCEYCKRTGNVKDRCYKLHGYPTNTRNPRGRGRGSAANVHTSEGDSYKCEENFEQGKQMPVNLSKSQYEQLLNLLGNESEYSNNVSSGAASLAGPFSEEPSGTW, from the exons ATGTTTTGTGAGTATTGCAAACGAACTGGAAATGTCAAAGATAGATGCTACAAACTTCATGGCTATCCAACCAACACAAGAAATccaagaggaagaggaagaggatcTGCAGCAAATGTACATACCTCTGAGGGTGATAGTTACAAGTGTGAAGAGAATTTTGAGCAGGGAAAACAAATGCCAGTGAATCTGTCAAAGAGTCAATATGAGCAATTGCTCAATTTACTTGGAAATGAGTCTGAATATTCAAACAATGTGTCAAGTGGAGCTGCAAGTCTAGCAG GGCCCTTCTCTGAAGAGCCCTCTGGCACTTGGTAA